From Candidatus Effluviviaceae Genus I sp., the proteins below share one genomic window:
- a CDS encoding DUF814 domain-containing protein produces the protein MDATALALLIEEIAPTVAGARVGDAWTDESTGALVLALAGTGRRALTISADPPGVIFVSPASPGRRSSEGALERELRGATIVELAPGPRPSSARVVFSRTDDIGETATRALAVELGRRPGLSLVGAGAGAGAAQAGAATAGEPPSSHATPDAAGPPTVHWRRDPQGRLHVKLSVGRPTAPCDGSREFPSFNDAAAHVYAEFARPIALERRRRRLAKRVRIELDRKLRAVEKVQAEIAESARAGEYRRHGQLLLARKDAVRKGDPVARVLDYDNATVVEIPLNPALSPAQNAEVLFRRAKRAERRAAKAPARLSQLAPEAERAGALLAEVERADEAALASIEARLAPPPREAAPRTADGERARFRTYTVTGGWQVLVGKSNRDNDALTHKVARPGDLWFHARQAAGSHVVLRKAGTGREPDRAAILEAAAIAAYHSKAGRSGRVAVCYTEARHVRKPRGAAPGLAVVSREKVVMVRPRLPEE, from the coding sequence ATGGACGCAACAGCGCTCGCGCTCCTCATCGAGGAGATCGCCCCGACGGTCGCCGGGGCGCGCGTCGGCGACGCGTGGACCGACGAGAGCACGGGCGCGCTCGTCCTCGCGCTCGCCGGGACGGGGCGCCGCGCGCTCACGATCTCGGCCGACCCGCCGGGCGTCATCTTCGTCTCCCCCGCCTCGCCCGGCCGCCGCAGCAGCGAGGGCGCGCTCGAGCGGGAGCTGCGCGGGGCGACGATCGTGGAACTCGCGCCCGGGCCGCGTCCATCGTCCGCCCGCGTCGTCTTCTCACGAACGGACGACATCGGCGAGACGGCGACACGCGCGCTCGCCGTCGAACTCGGCAGGCGCCCCGGGCTCTCGCTCGTGGGAGCGGGGGCCGGCGCGGGGGCGGCGCAGGCCGGCGCCGCGACCGCGGGCGAGCCGCCGTCCTCGCACGCCACGCCCGACGCGGCCGGCCCCCCCACCGTCCACTGGCGACGCGACCCTCAGGGCCGCCTCCACGTGAAGCTCTCGGTCGGCCGGCCGACCGCGCCGTGCGACGGCTCGCGCGAGTTCCCTTCGTTCAACGACGCCGCCGCCCACGTCTACGCGGAGTTCGCGCGCCCCATCGCGCTCGAGCGAAGGCGCCGACGGCTCGCCAAGCGCGTCCGCATCGAGCTCGACCGGAAGCTCCGCGCCGTCGAGAAGGTGCAGGCGGAGATCGCGGAGAGCGCGCGGGCGGGCGAGTACCGGCGGCACGGCCAGCTCCTGCTCGCGCGGAAGGACGCGGTGAGGAAGGGCGATCCGGTCGCCCGCGTGCTCGACTACGACAACGCGACCGTCGTGGAGATCCCGCTCAACCCGGCCCTCTCCCCCGCGCAGAACGCCGAGGTCCTGTTCCGCCGCGCGAAGCGCGCCGAGCGCAGGGCCGCCAAGGCGCCCGCGCGTCTGTCGCAGCTCGCGCCGGAGGCCGAGCGCGCCGGCGCGCTCCTCGCCGAGGTCGAGCGCGCGGATGAGGCCGCGCTCGCGTCGATCGAAGCGCGCCTGGCCCCGCCGCCGCGCGAGGCCGCCCCACGCACCGCCGACGGAGAGCGCGCGCGCTTTCGGACCTACACGGTGACCGGCGGGTGGCAGGTGCTCGTCGGGAAGTCGAACCGCGACAACGACGCGCTCACGCACAAGGTCGCGCGCCCCGGCGACCTCTGGTTCCACGCAAGGCAGGCCGCCGGTTCGCACGTCGTGCTCAGAAAGGCGGGAACGGGGAGGGAGCCCGACCGCGCGGCCATCCTCGAGGCCGCGGCGATCGCCGCATACCATAGCAAGGCGGGCAGGTCGGGGCGCGTGGCGGTCTGCTACACCGAAGCGCGGCACGTGCGGAAGCCGCGGGGCGCCGCGCCGGGCCTCGCCGTCGTCTCGCGCGAGAAGGTCGTGATGGTCCGGCCGAGGCTGCCCGAGGAGTAG
- the arfB gene encoding aminoacyl-tRNA hydrolase, translating to MIRVGHGIALDEREIVLRFVRSSGPGGQNVNKVATAVELRFDAARSPSLPDDVRARLLRLAGRRATRAGVVVIDARRHRTQEGNRRDAVERLVELVARAAVRPKRRRPTKPTGASRERRIRAKRARSETKRARGRAVAGED from the coding sequence ATGATCCGCGTGGGACACGGCATCGCGCTGGACGAGCGGGAGATCGTCTTGAGGTTCGTGCGCTCGTCCGGGCCGGGCGGCCAGAACGTCAACAAGGTGGCGACGGCCGTCGAGCTCCGGTTCGACGCGGCGCGCTCGCCGTCGCTGCCCGACGACGTGCGCGCGCGGCTTCTGCGGCTCGCGGGGCGGCGCGCCACGCGCGCCGGTGTCGTCGTGATCGACGCGCGCCGGCACCGCACGCAGGAGGGGAACCGGCGCGACGCGGTCGAGCGCCTGGTCGAGCTCGTCGCGCGGGCCGCGGTGCGGCCGAAGCGGCGGAGGCCCACGAAGCCGACCGGGGCGTCACGAGAGCGGCGCATCCGGGCGAAGCGCGCCCGGTCGGAGACGAAGCGGGCGAGGGGCAGGGCGGTCGCCGGCGAGGACTGA
- a CDS encoding CPBP family intramembrane metalloprotease, producing the protein MTPSRKQSVALAALVAVFALLAFLTYALEPLRESLLRTADGSTIPLPLADVSHVQAAAWNAAIVLAFYGLMGLLGIWLSVRVGIPGVFRPKAGVRAWLLWPAGIGLGVGAAAALLDHLFTLRRGIWVGFPHPEFPLSLVASATAGIGEEILFRMVVMGLVAYAWLRIARSRHVPTSELGPARTTGLWIGNVVAALVFGVAHLPTVMVLLGTTSLSGIPPVALIELFAINGVIGIAAGERYARDGLVAAAGVHFWANVFWHVVWPMLGP; encoded by the coding sequence GCCGTCGCGGAAGCAGAGCGTGGCCCTCGCGGCTCTGGTCGCGGTGTTCGCGCTCCTGGCGTTTCTCACGTACGCGCTCGAGCCCCTTCGCGAGTCGCTCCTGAGGACGGCCGACGGTTCCACGATTCCCCTCCCTCTCGCGGACGTTTCCCATGTCCAGGCCGCCGCGTGGAACGCCGCCATCGTGCTGGCGTTCTACGGGCTCATGGGGCTCCTCGGCATCTGGCTCTCCGTTCGCGTGGGGATCCCGGGCGTGTTCCGGCCCAAGGCCGGGGTCCGCGCGTGGCTCCTCTGGCCGGCCGGGATCGGCCTCGGTGTCGGAGCGGCGGCGGCGCTGCTCGACCACCTCTTCACGCTCAGGCGAGGCATCTGGGTGGGGTTCCCGCACCCGGAGTTCCCGCTCTCCCTCGTCGCGTCGGCGACGGCCGGCATCGGCGAGGAGATCCTCTTCCGCATGGTGGTCATGGGGCTCGTCGCCTACGCGTGGCTCAGGATCGCGCGCAGCCGGCACGTCCCGACGTCCGAGCTGGGCCCCGCGCGAACGACGGGGCTCTGGATCGGCAACGTCGTCGCGGCCCTCGTCTTCGGCGTCGCGCATCTCCCGACCGTCATGGTGCTTCTCGGAACGACGAGCCTCTCCGGCATTCCGCCCGTCGCGCTCATCGAGCTCTTCGCCATCAACGGCGTCATCGGGATCGCCGCTGGCGAACGGTACGCGCGCGACGGGCTCGTCGCGGCGGCCGGCGTCCACTTCTGGGCCAACGTGTTCTGGCACGTCGTCTGGCCCATGCTCGGTCCGTAG